The window TTCCTCAGAGCCTGTGGACTAGAGCCTACGTACTAAAGCTGGTCTGCGGTTTGGTGGTGTCAGGAATTTTCTGGGTACCTAAGACCCTTGCGCCAGCTGAGGGATGATTCGATTCGCCATGATGCTGCCACGACGTGGAGCTGTTCGTCAACCACTACGATGCCTGCACTGACCCACAAAAAAGTTACATTACTCCATTGCATCAGTACCAGGTGGGGCCGCTATTTGACAGGGTGGGCGCGAATATCCAACATTCAGGAGTCAATCAAGTGCACCACTGGAGCACTGATGTTTGGGCATGAGCTTCAAATGCCAGTAGACCTGGTGGTTGGGGCCCCTCcgtaacaggaagtgagtggagAACCATCGATGGACTATAACTACAACCTTTACGAACAGGTGATGGAAGTGTAGTGTCCTGTGAGGTCTGGGATGCAAGGACATGGAtattatgtttgtgtcacagatatGGTTCAGAGAATCGATTCACAAGCAAGCTGACGTGTAAAATAGTTGTAACAATGTGTTCACTATTTAGCATTATGTGGTTGGAAAATATTTAGTCTAAAGAGTAGAATGTTGGCACCATGATGAggttggtgcagggagagactTGTGTCCTGttgggctgtgtttgtgttttcaatatATTAGCTCTgctgttgaaaataacattaaaatgtcttgtaTGTTTCGTAATGTGATGCAGAGACAGTAACTATAGTTACCATCACCTGTGAGGTTTCTCATTGATGACAACATTGGTGAGTAAACTTGTGATGTGTTGTAGTTACTGTTATAAAGtcttcacacacagttgttgctcACTGTGCAGCACAGAGCTCGGCAGAAAATTGTAACTGTGAACCACTTTTCAGGAACAGCTTGGTAAACTGAGTCTCTATGTATTTGAGACCCTAAAatgatgtgtatgttttcatcatcagttTTGACCGGTTGATTAACACTGACATCTATTGAGCTGAATTATTCTATCATCTTTAAGAGCTAAATTACTGCAGTAAATGGCAGCCAATGACTCTTCAGTGCGTGTAAACAATGACAGTGTCATTCTAGTTCAGGTTTTCATATCACTTTTCCTTTGCATCAACTTTTTGCTGATCACAGTCTTTTTCATGAAGGATTTCTTCTACACAACCATGCGCTACATCTTCTTTGCAATGACTCTCATGtctgattgtgtgattttaatccTGAGTGATGttctgcttcttttatttcactttcatttcactaTACAAATGTCCTTCTGCCTTAttgtgtatgtgactgtgtcCTTATACACTTTTATCACTCCACTGACTCTGACAGTGATGACGCTGGAGCGCTTTGTGGCCATTTGCATGCCCCTGCGACACGGAGAGCTGTGCTCCACACGCAGCGCTCTGCActgcatcctcatcattcatgccATCAGCGCTCTGCCCGATGtgatttttctctccatcttctttgcGTCTGTGAACCACAGCTTCTACACCCAGAGCGGTGAGTGCTCTGTGGAGAATTTCATCCTCCATACCTGGCAGGGTCATCTTAGGTCTGCAATAAGTCAGTTTTACTTCTTGATCAtggttatcattatcatgttcTCATACTTCAAAATAATGAAGGTGGCCAGGGCTGCATCaggacagaacaggaagtcgacAAGGAAAGGCCTCAGAACTGTGGTTCTTCATGGCTTTCAGctgttcctctgtcttttcttgcTGTGGTGTCCTATCATTGAAGCTGCTGTGCGTCAGATTAACGTGGTGCTCTACGttaatgtcaggtactttaactaCATCGTGTTCATTCTTTCTCCGAGGTGTTTGAGTCCTCTCATTTACGGCCTCAGGGATGAAAGGTTTTTTGTTGATCTGAGAAGCTTTGTTCTTTGTGGTTTGTATAAGAAGCAATTGTCAAATGAATCGTGACTGACCTGtgaaatacacataaaataacacgtctgcttctttttatttttgtaaaacaccCCGAGTTACCGCTGTGAATGAATATGTGCTGTAcaaattcatttgaattgtcTAGCCTTCATAGAAACATCTATTTATAAGTCATatggcaaaaacaacataaatgctCAAATATGTGTCCAAAGACACTGACACTTActttaaatcaatgaaaaccAATCCTTCCAGATTTATGgacaatattttttcatttttcaacctcAGCTTCAGGACCTCT is drawn from Solea senegalensis isolate Sse05_10M unplaced genomic scaffold, IFAPA_SoseM_1 scf7180000017457, whole genome shotgun sequence and contains these coding sequences:
- the LOC122764523 gene encoding odorant receptor 131-2-like — translated: MAANDSSVRVNNDSVILVQVFISLFLCINFLLITVFFMKDFFYTTMRYIFFAMTLMSDCVILILSDVLLLLFHFHFTIQMSFCLIVYVTVSLYTFITPLTLTVMTLERFVAICMPLRHGELCSTRSALHCILIIHAISALPDVIFLSIFFASVNHSFYTQSGECSVENFILHTWQGHLRSAISQFYFLIMVIIIMFSYFKIMKVARAASGQNRKSTRKGLRTVVLHGFQLFLCLFLLWCPIIEAAVRQINVVLYVNVRYFNYIVFILSPRCLSPLIYGLRDERFFVDLRSFVLCGLYKKQLSNES